In the genome of Deltaproteobacteria bacterium, the window GCTTTCCTTTCCAAGTAAACTTCTATACTTCTTCAATTTTGCCAGGAATCGTTTGAGATCCAGGGCGTTCATAGCGTGGTAATGATCATTTCCAGGAAGGGTTTTGTCGTGGGTGAAATGCTTTTCAAGAATCGAGGCCCCCAGGAGGGCGGCCATTTCCAGGGCGCTGACGGTTTCATCAGGGACCACGTGGTCGGAGTACCCCACCAGGCAGTCCGGGAAAGCACCCTGGAGGACCCTGATCTGAAAAAGTTGAGCATGTTTTTCGTCCGTAGGATAGTTGAGAACACAGTGAAGGAGAGCGATCTCCGGGGCGCCGTTCTCCTGGAGGACTTCCTTTGCGAATTCTATTTCCGGAAGCGTGGCCGCCCCGGTTGAAAGCAAAACCGGCTTTCCCGAGCGGGCCACCTTTCGGAGAAGGGGAAGGTTCGTGATGTCCGCAGATGCGATTTTGAAGGCGGGCACAAGGGGGTCCAGCTCATCCACCGCCCTTGTGTCAAAGGGTGTGCACAGGAAGTCCACCTCTCTTTTTCCACAATGATCGGCCAAAAGCTCGTACTCCCTTGGGCCGAATGCATCGTATTTCTTGAACAATTCGTACTGGCTCAAGGTCGGCTCCCGGGTCGTATCCCAGTAGGCTGGGGAGTTGCGGGAAGCAAGTCTTTCAGCCTTGTAATATTGAAATTTGACCCCGTGGACCCCTCCCTCCGCCGCCTGGTCGATGAGTTCTTTCGCCAGGTCGAGGGAGCCCTCGTGGTTGACCCCGATTTCCGCAATAATGTATGGAGACAGGTACATTCCGACCTGCCTTTTACCAATGATCATTTC includes:
- a CDS encoding N-acetylneuraminate synthase family protein; this translates as MIIGKRQVGMYLSPYIIAEIGVNHEGSLDLAKELIDQAAEGGVHGVKFQYYKAERLASRNSPAYWDTTREPTLSQYELFKKYDAFGPREYELLADHCGKREVDFLCTPFDTRAVDELDPLVPAFKIASADITNLPLLRKVARSGKPVLLSTGAATLPEIEFAKEVLQENGAPEIALLHCVLNYPTDEKHAQLFQIRVLQGAFPDCLVGYSDHVVPDETVSALEMAALLGASILEKHFTHDKTLPGNDHYHAMNALDLKRFLAKLKKYRSLLGKESKDVSLEKEARSHARRSIVALKNIGKGEVLTEENITVKRPGHGISPLLWDSVIGRRATREIREDALLQWGDFE